The following proteins are encoded in a genomic region of Diabrotica virgifera virgifera chromosome 1, PGI_DIABVI_V3a:
- the LOC114327364 gene encoding facilitated trehalose transporter Tret1: MIVDIKKLVFYNRGDLFQYVATITGAFSIMSSGINLGWTSPYLPKLMANETEPTITPPTNEEGSWCAVAPLLGSPFGALAAMYVSDIIGRKVTVLIMAPIVAACFILIAFSTTIWEISIYRFIIGATEGASYTALPMYIGEISDPQIRGFLTATIAIFAITGTLFINIVGSIMNIFTSSIVCAAIPIVHFLFFAFMPESPYFYVKRNNYIKAKESLEIFRGRATVDEEMESICKAVTRQERSEKAGILDLFSVSSNRKACCIFLILNLTNKFSGKNPCLFYTESIFRESGSSIDPTLSVIVYCCVELAAVATSTYFIVDRFGKRLLMIISTAGCAVSVFLLGMYFYLKDFQAGIIENLDWLPITALVSYNVLFSIGLAYGPVSVLSELFPTNVKARALGIADTFSVLMGVVVSKIFQITIDQFQTMSVPFLFFAVCSTIGLVFVIKYVPETKGKTLEEIQQFLIGEQTITMEMRTNVNRI; the protein is encoded by the exons ATGATTGTGGATATTAAGAAGTTAGTTTTTTACAATAGGGGTGATCTATTTCAGTATGTAGCTACCATTACAG GAGCTTTTTCGATAATGAGTTCCGGTATAAACCTTGGTTGGACATCTCCCTACCTACCAAAACTGATGGCAAACGAGACTGAACCTACGATAACACCTCCGACAAACGAAGAAGGTTCCTGGTGTGCTGTTGCTCCTCTACTTGGATCACCCTTTGGAGCCCTTGCAGCTATGTATGTATCTGACATAATAGGACGCAAGGTTACCGTTCTGATAATGGCTCCGATAGTAGCAGCCTGCTTCATTCTCATCGCTTTTTCAACGACTATTTGGGAAATATCTATTTATAGGTTCATCATTGGAGCAACAGAGGGAGCTTCATATACAGCGTTACCTATGTACATCGGAGAAATATCTGATCCCCAGATCAGAGGTTTCCTAACTGCAACTATAGCCATATTTGCTATAACTGGAACTTTGTTTATTAATATCGTTGGTTCCATCATGAATATATTTACCTCCAGTATTGTTTGTGCTGCAATACCTATAGTGCATTTTCTGTTTTTTGCGTTTATGCCTGAGTCTCCTTATTTCTACGTTAAGAGAAATAACTACATTAAAGCCAAAGAATCGTTGGAGATCTTTAGAGGAAGGGCAACAGTAGACGAAGAAATGGAAAGTATATGCAAAGCAGTAACACGCCAGGAAAGATCTGAGAAAGCTGGCATTCTTGACTTATTTAGCGTTTCCAGTAACAGAAAAGCTTGTTGTATTTTCTTGATCTTGAATTTAACCAACAAATTTAGTGGTAAGAACCCATGTTTGTTCTATACAGAATCAATTTTTAGGGAATCTGGTAGTAGTATTGATCCCACTCTTTCAGTAATCGTCTACTGCTGCGTGGAGTTAGCTGCAGTGGCAACCAGCACTTACTTTATAGTGGACAGATTTGGAAAGAGACTTTTAATGATCATTTCTACTGCAGGTTGCGCTGTATCTGTGTTTTTACTAGGTATGTATTTCTATCTTAAAGATTTCCAAGCAGGAATCATCGAAAATTTGGATTGGTTACCAATAACGGCTTTAGTGTCGTACAACGTTCTCTTCAGCATAGGACTGGCGTACGGACCAGTGAGTGTTCTTAGTGAACTCTTTCCCACTAATGTCAAAGCTAGGGCTTTGGGCATTGCTGACACCTTTTCTGTTCTAATGGGCGTCGTTGTGTCTAAAATATTTCAGATTACTATAGACCAGTTCCAGACGATGTCAGTGCCCTTTTTGTTCTTCGCAGTTTGCAGTACTATAGGGTTAGTTTTTGTAATTAAGTACGTACCGGAGACTAAGGGGAAAACGCTAGAAGAAATTCAGCAGTTTTTGATAGGAGAGCAAACAATTACTATGGAAATGAGGACTAACGTCAATCGAATTTAG